The DNA sequence GCAGATGGGGAAGTGGATGGTCTCCTCTGGTACTTAGTGGGGACTGCAATGCCTTTGTTTTCACGTGCCTCTGCTAAGCAGCAATTTGCTTCCGAAGACTCAGAACTTGCTGCAAAATCAGGCTCAGCATTCTGTGAAAGCTTCACATCAATGCAGAGGAGACAGTGGTAGTCATTGTCTCCAGTCCTCGCCTTCTTACATTTCTTCTGCAACTGAAATAAGCAAAACATCGGGGCACACCTACTCCAGCCCTGGACCTGTTGATACATTAAACGATGGATAAGGGCTACAAACCTACTGCAttgtaaaatgcacattaaatCTATGTTGTATGACTGCTCATGAGCTAATCTGATCATAAACCTTTTCTGATATGCTACTGGATGCAATGGGGATGATGGACTCCCTTTCCCTACAGGATACATAACACCAAAACATAGTTAATATGTTTGGAATATATTATAAGAGGAACATAGTGATTACTGGTCATATAAGGTATTATACTACTCAGTACAGGTACAGTAAATTCATACAGCAAATTGCATCCTCAATGTCCCCAAGTAACTgtgcaatgtaaaataataatgaatgaatgaatgaataaataaataaataaaaataaataaaaataaataaataaaaataaataaataaacaaacaaacaaacaccttTAACAACGTATAGTCAAGGTCAGGCCaacatttaagaacatttataTGGTATTTACACATGGATTAATGTTTTATCCAAGAATTCATGTTCTGGAATTATTCACACACGTTCCAACAGGctatacaaaacaacaaataactAATCGCTATTTtagtaaacaaaataattttaaaagtaatttgtaGGACATAGTACCACATTTTATTTGGTACGTTTTTCCCTTCGCACAAAAATGGGCAACGTGTGGCATGTAAACTAACGCTATTTAGAGATGCAACATGAAGGAGAATAACCCTATAGACGATAACTAGTCATACAAATGGGGGGAGAAAGTTACTTAAACTAATGCGGCACGGCAATAGTCATTACTCACCGCTTCTTCCCAACCTGACTCAGCATGCAGCTGGCTGGAAAACTCTTTTGAAAAGCTGGCATCGCTATGATCTATAAGCCTATTGACATGTTTTCTGTCCAGCGTTCTGCAAATGAGCGCCTTCCATTGTGTATCATCCTCGGTCACCCCATTATTATCATCAGGAGTTACCGAATTGCTTTCTTCCCTCGCGTCCATTGTGGGAAAGGCCCGCGAATATCGTGCAACCAGCATCTTTAAGTTAGCGTTGCACATTGACGTCACAGAGGTCTTCGTGATGTGGAGATAACGTAGCAAGCTTCCCTGGTGCCTTTACCTCACTATGTAAAATACTGATTGGTTCACTTGCCTcaatatcagaaaataaaaccGGAAAAAACTTGAGCGAGTATGGTATATGCACAGATCAGTACACAATTACGTATATAGGTATAGGAAAGGATTCGACAGTTAACCAccatgtgcatttaaaaaaatgtgtataccTTTCAGTAAACCTCACATTTTCAATGTTGATGTTTTAATACaggaaataatgtaaaaatcacATGTAGCAACGTGGCGTAGTCTGACACAAAACAATGAGTTAGCTGGGAAAATACTGTAGAAATCAAATCAACCAGGTGACCTTCCATCCATAGGATAAGCTTTATCAGGAAACACTTTAATTCTGCCACTGGGCTCAGTCTATCGGAGATGCAGTGATCATGCAGCCATGTGGAGCAGGGATCCTACACCTGCCGAAAGCTCACCTTCTTGAAAAATACCCACTTGTTACATTGGTGGCTAGTGGGATATGTCCTTCTGAGTCTGCAgacattatttaattgaaacAATCAATTCTGATGCAGCAAACCAAAACTGGTTTCTGTATTCCAGGTGTATCACACGCACCAAGTACAGCACAGGTGTCAGTggccagtcctggagggcctcaGTGTTCGAAGCTAATTAATGCCTTGAGGACAAGGCAAGTacattctttagccaatcaattaCTTAAATGAATCACGGGCACTGAAATAccccgaaaaccagcagacactgcagcccaacTGGGATACTGACTTCTGTGCTGTACTTGGTGCGGAATGCAAGTTGTTGAATATGTTGAGGATTTTGTTGAACCCTCTAacaatgttgactgaatccaacattaaaatcaaatgcatccattcatctctatagacCCTGGTTGTTCGTATGATGCTAGATGTATTCATTCTAAGGGAACAAAGCCTTAATCATCAATCAAACTGCTAGCTTGTCAGGCCACACACCATTATCCACTTACaagtattataaaataaataattcatgccATGAATTTGCTAATCACAatgaaaatcacaaatatgttgCTGCCTTGTGCTAACTGGAAAGATGTACCAAGATACAAGTTCCACAAAGTTTTACTAATTTAAGAATGTCTAACCAAATGAAGTTTAACCGAATGATTATCACTTCTTGATTAATAAAACATCTTTAAGGCTGGCACAAAGACCAAGTcaaatccaaaaataatttaacagcacatttattttaaacaaagtgTCTATGATGAGCCAGAGGCCGCCACCGCTGCTCTTTTGGGCTTGGGGGCTGTTCCTTCTCGGAATCCGTTTCTGAggttaagaaaagaaaaaagaaaaaaaatgcgtCTGACATATGCACCAACATTCAGTATACTTGACATATTACAATAACACCTGTAATTTACCCCAAAATAATTTCTGAggttaagaaaagaaaaaagaaaaaaaatgcgtCTGACATATGCACCAACATTCAGTATACTTGACATATTACAATAACACCTGTAATTtaccccaaaataaaacaaaagtaaacaatTAGTTCACACATTTCGGTTGTGTTAAAAGGCTTTCCTTCTTTCATGTGTACTGCACCAAAGGAAACATGTACAAGTATAAATTACAACAtatacacagaacacacaatGATAATAagcaattaaatatgaaattaccaTATGATAAATTACTGCAAGTCCAACAGCCTTTAAATGTTATACCACCAAGTCTATGCCGTACTCTACTTGGACAACTGAATTAATTTCAGGTTTGAATGCCTATGATAAGAATTAGGCCAAATATGCAGACTACCACCTGAACGGTTGTTTATTAAAGAAAAGACTCAATGAGTCAATAATTCATATTCAATAGCCAGCGTCTTGAGATACAAGGACGAGAACCTTTTACCCAAAACAAATAGCGGGGCGAAATTAACTTGAGCCCTAAAAGGTTAATCGGATATTATATCCAAAATCTAGCACGTGTGACGACATCATACAAAGGGAATGGTTAAACTACAAGCTAAGGACAATTTGAGGTCCACGTATCATAAAGAAATATAGGATGTAACAGAAGACTTTCACCAATTGACAGATGTTACACTAACACTTTTGAAGTCACGCTTGGAACAAAACGAAAGTTACCGCAAAAATTATTCTTACAATCAGCATTACCATAAGATAATCCATAAACTAAGCATCCAGTATGATACAGGGATAATACAGAATGAATATGGACATGCGATGGGGTATTAGGTCTTGTCTCAGTTAAATCCTAGAATCACTGCAACTCATATGTtcagacatttgtttttggaTAACATCACTGACAAGACAGGTACACCAATTTTACAATAAATGGAAATCATGTCATGAAATTAAGGTAGAGGCATGAAACATCACTGTGGGACAGCAGTGTGAAGTTAAACTCATGCCTGCAGAAAGCATTCCAAATCACCTCCTCGCATCAGGACCCAAGTATGTAAAATGTGTAACATACAAAATGCAGCAAACTTAAGAGATCCGAGAAAAGGGCTTCTGCAAACTAGtgtaaacaatttatttaacagagGTATCTCACcggctgcaaaaaaaacaaagtttggcAACTTTCTAGGACACAGGGTCATAGTACAATACATAGGCTATATGAAGTGCAGCTAGTCAATGTCAAACATCTAGCCAATTTGACGAGGCACATGGAACTGGCTAGCAACACAGAGCACAAGCTTCCCCCACTATTTTCTGCCATTCTCTCAATTCATTCTCAATAGGTTGTTTACACCAATGGCTTATTTTCCTCACCTAAATCAACATGACTCATAGAAACTAATTTCTGATGGCAGAAAATATTCCACAAAATCTTGGTTCCTCTACACCAAACATCTCAAACTAAAATCTTGCAGGCTGCAGCATCTGAAGGTATGAGACATTTCAGCACTTGTTTAATTTCAGTAACTAACTGGCTGCATTGTCCACACACCTTGGttccaaggcctaaactggCTGCTGAATCCAAGGAAACCAGACATTGCAGCCCTCCTGGACCTTAAGACCCATGCTCGATACAAAATTCATCACCAATGTGTTACTTCAATAGCAACTCCGACACCTTCAAGTAGATGTAAAATGTCTGATAGCTTATCACTCTTTCATAGAAttaaattcaaacagaaacagttTGCACTTCTAGGCAAGCTCCTAAAGTCGACAAATGTCTCCAAGACACAGGTAGGCATTACACTAAATATAAGCCGGCTCACTTTATGTGCTGTGTGGTTTTAATAATGTGCATATAATATGCTCAGGTTAAAGCATGTCAATCACTGCTAATGTTTGTGGCACATTTTGGGTATCAATGTAAACTGAGCGGATATGATttgaatttagatttttttttttttaaaacaccctTAAGAAAACCAAACCTGAAATATTTGGAATGTTCTGAAAcactgtgattggacagaaaCCCCGTGCCTGATTTCACCAGCCGAGTGCTCACCTGAATCTGCGGTACACAACCTTCAGATGCCTCATGCGACCTGTTCCAGTGGTGCTGCGCCTCATGGCCTTCACGCTCCAGTTGTCTGGAGAGTGAGAAGTTCAATTAACATCCAATatgccaaaaacacaaaaactgttaTCAATGACTGGTTTaacttttgggaaaaaaagaacaagctgTAATGCATTAAGAATAATTGAAAACTACTCAACgtataaatatttcacaaactataatagagaaaaaaaagcagcgtttctgaaatggcaaaacGTTGTCAACTGGCGGTTGCTGACAAACCTCACTGCAGCCATTAGCATCACTTcaaacataggctactgtaTTCCTGGTTACTTGTGGTTTGCCTGACTATACTCACACTTTCTCTTGCGTTTTGCGGGGTATCCACACTTTCCACAGGTACACTTTTGAAGGTGGTAAGCCTTGGAGCCACAGCGACGACACAGTGTGTGCGTCTTGTTGCGACGCTTTCCGAACGACGATGTTCCCTTCGTCTGCAATGATGAAAAACCGTAAGCTAAGCATCCAGAAGGATATAGGGACAATACAGAATGAATAGGGACACGTGAATGGGGTATTAGGTCTTGTCTCAGTCAAATCCTAGAATCACTGCAACTCATATGTtcagacatttgtttttgaataacATCACTGACAAGACAGGTACACCATATGGCAATGTTGCAATAAATGGAAATCATGTCATGACATTAAGGTAGAGGTATGAAACATCACTGTGGGACAGCAGTGTGAAGTTAAAGGCTAAATTCATGCCTGCAGAAAGCATTCCAAATCACCTGAATCGCATCAGGACCCAAGTATGTAGAATGTGTAACATACAAAATGCAGCAAACTTAAGTGATCCGAGAAAAGGGCTTCTGCAAACTAGTGTAACCAATTTATTTAACAGAGGTATCTAACCGGCTGCAAATAAACATCATGTTTGGCAACTGTCTAGGGCACAGTGCGCCTAGTCAATGTTGAATATCTAGCTAATTTGACGAGGCACTTGGAACGCAGAGCATAAGCTACCTACACTACCTTCTGCCTGTCACTCAATCAATTCTCAATAGGTTGTTTATCCCCAATGGATTATTTTCctcacattaaaattttttaaataaaaacggACCGAGAAACGAACACATCAGTTACAAATGTTTATCAGGTTGGTTTTAGCAAGACAACAAAACAAGCGATGGCATGACAGCTAACCAGGGTACTTGCAACTTAATgggtttaaaaagaaaaactaaaatataaatgttcacAAATATCGGGAAGGTTTACATAACCTTACTTAAAACTTGGCTCGTGTTACACTAGCGGTATTCATGTATACCGCTAAACTTCGATGTATTGTGATTTTCCCAAACATCTTTCTCAAACTCACCATCTCCCTCCTAAGCCCGACACGACAGAGACCGGAAGACGGCTCGGTGCAGCACAAAATCAACGCCGGGTTTTCCGGTGTAACAGACAAAGAAGTCGTACTGTGTTTTCCACAATGCGCATTACGCACGATTAGGCTAGGTAGTTCATAGCGTAAGAAAATCAGACGAAATAAGCACCACTCGGACGACACCGAGGTGTCTTCATGTTCCACgttgtttgtttacttttttaaatttcatatttgatATGAAATTAACTTCGTCCTCAGAGTAACTTTATACCAATCACTGACACATTGAGGCAGAATTCTCGTTCTTTATCATGCAagtttattcagaaaaaaacgtACCTACAATAAAGAAATGGAATGATTTGAAAGATAACCCATTCATGTTTCTGAAACTCCCTTCAGTCGGTGGTGTCAAGGGAGTACTACAACGTGCAGGTATTGGAACAGGCACACATTGCGGACTATTGCGATTGCGGCCATTTACAGTCGTATGGAACCAAAACtacattaaaaaagtaataatgaaaaaagaaacaagcaatgaaataaatggataatttaataaataaatacataaataagcaATTAATTTACAGGAGCGCAGCACATTgttcaccccccacccacccccctgggggcgtggcctgtaaATGTACTGTCTCAGCGATCATTGCTGCCCTCGCCCCTTCTATGTTGAGCGACAGGCCAAGTCGTTTTGAACtaaacacatataaataaatacgaaTAGAAATATATACGCGTAGAAATAAATACGCAAGGAAATGCCAATGTGCAAAGTGTCCGTCGGAAATGAAAACGtcgtgaaataaatgagacataaaattaaatgtttatacATATGGAACTTAGCTTTTGTAAAGCCAAATCCACAAGTATTTCTCAGAATACTGTTTCTACACAATTGCCATTAAACGTATTCAAGTCAGTATTAGGGGAATGAGGCCTGCATTTAGTTTTGAAGTTGAAGGAATACTGACTGtatatagataaataaattcTGGAGACCATGGAAAGCTGTGGTAAGGGACACAGAGCCACACATCTCTACCAACCTGTTCGTTGAACTGTACAACATCGGAACATTACTTCCAAACAGTAATCTAGAGACACATTTCAtcaatttaaaatttgtttttatttaaattccgTTTTATTGTGTGGTGGACTGTTCACTGCACCCTTTGTGACTCAACATTCCACCAGATGTCTCCCTAGCTTCTATTTTGTGTTCTGCCTCATGGAGTTAATGTAGTTGCCAGATATGCAAAATttgttgtactgtatgtagttcAAAAATCCATGgtatatgtttgtgtggaaACATAAAGGAGTAACTAGTAGATGGGGAATTTTAAATAGGGATATGAGCAGGAAACCTCAACATTTTATACCAGAGTCAATTGCTGTTGCAGTATTTTGGGACATTTGGGGGGAGTGAGtgtgaaataataatggaaGATCATGCATTAAAAACACTAGTTGTGGAATCTCAttgagtgtttttgtttctctgaatCCTAAGTTGTGCGCACAGTAATCCATTCTCACTTCCTGCTTTCGAGAGAGAAGCATCTGGAACAGCTTCCATTATATAACTTTGAAAGGCCTACAACTGGATGGCTAACAACTGCAATGATTCAGTCCCTTGAGATAAAGAAAGTGCAAAACTCattcaaaatatgaatttcattttttactacACTGTTAacttacttttgcacagctgaaaatggggggaatcaacacaaaaacagctgtttctgtaaaatagtaaaacatatacccatgtaaataccatgacaaactgattgtctgtacttttatCTCACAGTCATCTTCCTATCTTAAGTCCAAATGCCttatagcaaaaacaacaaatttcactctTATACCTTATATAGCATGCTCCGTAATGTTTTGGACtattttttattcttgatttagatttgtaatcaaacaattcacactttTGATTAAGGTGCATGttcacagcttttatttaaggatatttttatacactttggtttttACCGTGTAtaaattactgcactttttacATATAGCCCCCCATTTAAAGgcaccatgatgtttgggacataacaatgttacgtaaatgaaagtagtcatgtttagtactttgttgcatgtCCTTTGTATTCAATGGCTGTTTGAAGTTTGTGGCCCACAGACAACACCAGGTGCTGAGCATCTTCtctggcctgtactgtagccatcttcagctcttgTTTGTCTTTATGGATAATTGCCTTCAGTTTTCTCTTCGACATACAGAAATGCACGTTCAATCggattcagatcgggtgaatgacttggtCAGTCAAGAACTTTCCAGTTTTTGCCTTTGAATGACTTTGTTACTTACTTACTTAATCCTCTTCGTTCCCTGTGGAACATAAGGCCGCGACTATCTACTTCCATCTGGTCCTATCCTGTGCAGCATGTTGTGCTTCGCCCCAAGTTAGGTTTGCCGTTTTCAGTTCCGAAGTCACAGTTTTCCGCCAGGTTGATTTTGGTCTCCCTGGTTTCCTCTTTCCAGGTGGGGTCCCTCTCAAGGCTACTTTAGGAATGCGGTCCCGGTCCATTCTGAGGACATACTGCTGAAGCAACACCTTCTTTGTTGCTTCAGCAGTATGTTTCTGATCATTTACATCACATGCTGTATGATGAAGCACTGCCCAATGAGTTTGGGAGCATtttcttgaacttgagcagataagatgtttctgtgcacatcagaattcattctgctgctatcAACAGTTACATTGcagatgaagacaagtgagccagtacctgtagcCGCTATACATTCCCAAACCATAATACCCCCACCACACAGGcgagggtgctttggatcttggccAGTTTATTATGACctgcacattttacattttacccttgccatcactctgatacaagtcagTCTTTGTCTCATCTTTCCACAagaactttttccagaactctgcaggctcttttagtcTTAGCAAACTGTGatctggccatcctgtttttgcagctaactattggtttgtatcttgcaatgtagcctctgtagttttgtttgtgaagtcttaCTTAGActgtagtcactgacacatccatgcctacctcctgaaaaatgtttcttcattatgttgagaattcttctgtcatcatcattattttgGTGAGCCTAAGATTTGGCCTATGTCACTGACAGTTTTGttcttatttctcagcatcacagtggctttttttcttcattttttttttttgggggggggggggcaaatacCAAAGAAAGAACATGCATTAAACAGTTCTAGTTGTCTCATTGGGACCTCATTGAGTGGTTTTTCCCTGGATCATAAGCTGCACGCACAATAAGCCATTGtctcacttcctgctttccACAAAGAAGCATCTGAAACAGCCTCTGTTATGTAACTTTGACAGGCCATTTTTCCTGACACTTAAATTCCTTTCTGGCTGTGGCCAAGATAGTAAGTTCCTATATTTCATGATAGAAATTTATGCCAAACAGCACCAAGCTAGGCACAGTGCTAATGATGTAACACACATAAAGAAAACAGGGTTCTTTATGTGTGTTGCATCATTAGCACTGTGCCTAGTTAAGGTAGTTCTTTTTATTGAAGttttatgctatgctatgctccATAATGTTGGGGAcaatgacatattttttcttgatttggctctatacttcacaattttagatttttaatccaaacaattcacatgtgttTAAAGTTCAAATTCTCAGGTTTTATTAAAGCGTCGtcagtgtctagtcttgattctaggcttttgattggctttggagtctgttgtttGCATCTGTCAACACGAGGACCAGAGTGTGCCAATGATATGCCATTATGAGGCTGTAAGAGATGTATAAAAAGCTGTTTAGAACATAATTTAGAAGAAAGAGAGTACCATGTAATCATAACAActtggtaggccaaggaagaccactaaagttgatgactgaagaattctcaacataatgaagaaaaaaccccaaacacctgtccaacagatcagaaacactctttttgaatgtgtcagtgactactgtctgcagaagacttcacgttcagaactacagaggctacactgcaagattcaaaccactagttagccataAAAataggatggccaggttacagtttgctaagtaTTACATAAGAGCCTGcggagttctggaaaaaggtggacagatgagaccaagattgacttgcatcagagtgatggcaagagcagtgtggaggccaaaaggaactgtcTATGAACCAAAGCCCTCCCCCccaatctgtgaaacatggtggcagGTGTGttattgtttgattgtttgcacatgtatggctgctacatgtactggctcacttgtttaTACTGATGATGTAAaggctgatagcagcagcagaatgaatatATATGGAATTTTGCTTACAGGACAGAATCCTGTCACACAAAGACAGTTGTTTAAAAATGGCTCCAGCATtctacaaattattttaatacaattattCTTGGGCTGGTGGTCGAGCAGACTGCATTCCTTTGAATACCCTTTCCGGAAAGTCCATTTTTACTGTATGACAGATCCCTTCGTTGGCATCTATTCATAGTATAGTCAGCTAGTCTGAAATAGGCTACTGCGCCTGCAGTCTATATAGCCCTTCTTTGGATCGGAAAGGAAATGTCGGCACAGATGACTGCATTTACATAAGCAATCGCGATTTCCACTGTGCACAGCCCAGCTCCTTTAAATATACATCAGCATGCTGGGTGTGTTCAAAGCTGTCCTTGAGAGATGCTGTTGCGACCTTGGTTTTTGCGCTGAATCGTAGATGTGCCTGAATGAACTGCGCTGAGCCACCCGCAGTACTAGGCTACAACGCTTTTAAAAATCTCACAAACGAATAATTCGATTGGACCCAATTCATGCCGCGGAACTCTTCACAAACCAGAATGTAGCAGGTTTTGCCTCTGGCAATTTTGAAAATGCGATACCGAATTCCGGTCATGTCTGGCACCTAATAGGCTCACAGTTTGGATCACTGAACAAAATTGGACAGTGAGGACTGCGTCGTCCGTTTGGGTGGCGAGAACAACGCAGTCATCGACTAGCTTATAGTCACTACGGTTTGCCAGAAACTAACGTTAGTGCATGATGTTGGTGAGCTGTCAGgtacttttttaaaagccattttttttgtatttggggACAATTCCGTTGTTTTTCTTAGCCGAATTTCACGCTCGCAGCGGGGTTTTACATTACAGATTATGTAATTTTCGCTGTGCATGTTCAGACCGTCTTCTCCACGCTGTCTCCAAAGAGAGGGGCAATGCTGCACGACCGAAAATATTAGGATCAGTGTTGCGGTCAAAGATAAAGAAAATAGCATAGAGACGTCGGGCGATGACCATTTAACTGCAGTAAAGATGTGCGACCGAGTCTGAGACGGTCGTGTTCGAGATCTGGGAGAACGAGCTGtgatttggggtttttttatttagtggATGCTACACTAAAGAATGGGCTACTCCGACCCGTCGGGTAGAGATTTGCTCGGAAACAGATctctttgttttatatttatttgtgcttttggACTAGTTACTCTTTTACAACAGATTCTTTATGGCAAAAACTACATTAAAAGGTaagtgtttttatatttgttttctgcacGTAGACTATGGAAATGATGTGTGCTagattattatttaatacaGACTATGCAATTTAATGCCATTtgaaaactgttacattttttttgtaatttacatTCAGTGACCATAGGCTATTTAACATTCTAATCCCTTGGTGCAGTGAAATAACGAACTGTTTTGCCTTGTTTATGGCactattagcattattattattagcattattttatGGTGTAGCAgaagtagtagtaacagtagctGTAGTAATAGTTTAGTAACCTAAATAATTCATGAATCCTCAATTTTTGGTTTTTCATCCAGGTGTATATTGAAATGATAGTGTATGTCAAtcaatttcaatattttgaatatttcagtattATGGAAATCTGGTTGACATCAACAGTAGATGTGTAATAATGTATAACTAAGGGTAATCCTGTAAATAAATGACTATTGGCATTCTTGTTTTTACCACCAGCAATTTTATCATCTGCCTTACCGGCCAAATACTATTTCTAATGGTATTATAGTATTTTTAATGGTATATTTAATAAGTTGTTTTATTAGAGATCCATGGCAACAGATATAGCCCTGCAAACACAGAACCTAATTGACATCTACTATAAAACTGGATTCTGCATATGTTATTGTAAATTACTGTTGGTCATCCTTCATCAAGATGTTTTGTAACTGAatacaacattttcacatttgggGGTATTCCTCCATGATGCTACACATCCATCACTATTCATTTAGATTCTGAGCCCCAGAGATGCttcaaccattttattttatctctaAGAATCAGTTCATCTTCTTTAAGAGAGCATTGACTGCACATGGTTTCCTTGAAAACGCAAAATTATCTCTTGCCCCAAATGGGTCCTTTTGCATCGGGACCTGAGTGCATTTTTCTAATTTCATGATCCGGTACCATGAGT is a window from the Anguilla anguilla isolate fAngAng1 chromosome 14, fAngAng1.pri, whole genome shotgun sequence genome containing:
- the rpl37 gene encoding 60S ribosomal protein L37 codes for the protein MTKGTSSFGKRRNKTHTLCRRCGSKAYHLQKCTCGKCGYPAKRKRKYNWSVKAMRRSTTGTGRMRHLKVVYRRFRNGFREGTAPKPKRAAVAASGSS